In the Streptomyces sp. NBC_00525 genome, one interval contains:
- a CDS encoding response regulator transcription factor, which yields MTRVLVVEDEESFSDVLSYMLRKEGFEVAIAATGPDGLDEFERNGADLVLLDLMLPGLPGTEVCRQLRSRSNVPVIMVTAKDSEIDKVVGLEIGADDYVTKPFSSRELVARIRAVLRRRGEPEEVAPAALEAGPVRMDVDRHVVTVSGGKVDLPLKEFDLLEMLLRNAGRVLTRMQLIDRVWGADYVGDTKTLDVHVKRLRAKIEPDPGAPRFLVTVRGLGYKFEP from the coding sequence GTGACCCGAGTGCTTGTCGTCGAGGATGAGGAATCCTTCAGCGACGTCCTGTCCTACATGCTCCGCAAGGAGGGCTTCGAGGTCGCCATCGCGGCCACCGGGCCCGACGGCCTGGACGAGTTCGAGCGCAACGGCGCCGACCTCGTCCTGCTCGACCTGATGCTTCCCGGGCTCCCCGGCACCGAGGTCTGCCGCCAGCTGCGCAGCCGCTCCAACGTGCCGGTGATCATGGTCACCGCGAAGGACAGTGAGATCGACAAGGTCGTCGGCCTGGAGATAGGGGCCGACGACTACGTCACCAAGCCCTTCTCCTCGCGCGAGCTGGTCGCCCGCATCCGCGCCGTGCTGCGCCGCCGGGGCGAGCCCGAGGAGGTCGCGCCCGCCGCCCTGGAGGCGGGCCCGGTCCGGATGGACGTGGACCGGCACGTCGTCACGGTCTCCGGCGGCAAGGTCGACCTGCCGCTCAAGGAGTTCGACCTGCTGGAGATGCTGCTGCGCAACGCGGGCCGGGTGCTGACCCGGATGCAGCTCATCGACCGGGTCTGGGGCGCGGACTACGTCGGCGACACCAAGACCCTCGACGTTCATGTGAAGCGGCTGCGCGCCAAGATCGAGCCCGACCCGGGCGCGCCGAGGTTCCTGGTGACGGTGCGCGGCCTGGGCTACAAGTTCGAGCCGTAA
- the mshA gene encoding D-inositol-3-phosphate glycosyltransferase, whose amino-acid sequence MTQYVSRLGTSRGAPRRRFPAGLAGSFAAGHRRPRRIAMLSVHTSPLHQPGTGDAGGMNVYIVELARRLAAINIEVEIFTRSTTGGLPAAVELAPGVLVRHVDAGPYEGLAKEELPAQLCAFTHGVMQAWAGQRPGYYDLVHSHYWLSGHVGWLAAQRWGVPLVHAMHTMAKVKNAALAEGDTPEPAARVIGETQIVDAADRLIANTAEEADELVRFYDADPRSVAVVHPGVNLDRFRPADGRAAARARLGLPQDALIPLFAGRIQPLKAPDVLLRAVAVLLDRNPALRSRVVVPVVGGPSGSGLAKPEGLQKLAARLGIADVVRFHPPVGQDQLADWFRAASVLVMPSYSESFGLVAVEAQAAGTPVVAAAVGGLPVAVRDGVSGFLIPGHEPAAYARALERFAAAPELVARMGEAAAEHAQRFGWDTAAAGTAEVYTAAVQGHRRRTRTRLP is encoded by the coding sequence GTGACCCAGTACGTCTCTCGGCTCGGCACCAGCCGTGGCGCACCGCGTCGCAGGTTCCCCGCAGGACTCGCCGGCTCCTTCGCCGCGGGCCATCGCAGGCCGCGCCGCATCGCGATGCTGTCCGTGCACACCTCCCCGCTGCACCAGCCGGGGACGGGCGACGCCGGCGGCATGAACGTGTACATCGTGGAGCTGGCCAGGCGGCTCGCCGCGATCAACATCGAGGTCGAGATCTTCACCCGCTCCACCACCGGCGGGCTGCCCGCCGCCGTGGAACTGGCGCCCGGCGTCCTCGTCCGGCACGTGGACGCGGGACCGTACGAGGGACTGGCCAAGGAGGAGCTGCCCGCCCAGCTCTGCGCCTTCACGCACGGCGTGATGCAGGCGTGGGCCGGTCAGCGCCCCGGCTACTACGACCTCGTGCATTCCCACTACTGGCTCTCCGGACACGTCGGCTGGCTCGCCGCGCAGCGCTGGGGCGTACCCCTCGTCCACGCCATGCACACCATGGCGAAGGTGAAGAACGCCGCGCTCGCCGAGGGCGACACCCCCGAGCCCGCCGCCCGCGTCATCGGCGAGACCCAGATCGTCGACGCCGCCGACCGGCTCATCGCGAACACCGCCGAGGAGGCCGACGAACTCGTCCGCTTCTACGACGCCGACCCGCGCTCCGTCGCCGTCGTCCACCCCGGCGTCAACCTCGACCGCTTCCGCCCGGCCGACGGCCGCGCCGCCGCCCGCGCCCGCCTCGGCCTTCCGCAGGACGCCCTGATCCCGCTCTTCGCGGGCCGCATACAGCCGCTGAAGGCCCCGGACGTGCTGCTGCGCGCCGTCGCCGTGCTGCTCGACCGCAACCCCGCGCTGCGCTCCCGCGTGGTGGTGCCCGTCGTCGGCGGGCCCAGCGGCAGCGGTCTCGCCAAGCCGGAGGGGCTGCAGAAGCTCGCGGCCCGGCTGGGCATCGCGGACGTCGTACGGTTCCACCCGCCGGTCGGGCAGGACCAGCTCGCCGACTGGTTCCGGGCCGCGTCCGTGCTGGTCATGCCCTCGTACAGCGAGTCCTTCGGCCTGGTCGCCGTCGAGGCCCAGGCGGCCGGCACGCCGGTCGTCGCGGCGGCGGTGGGCGGCCTTCCGGTGGCCGTGCGCGACGGGGTGAGCGGCTTCCTGATACCGGGGCACGAGCCGGCGGCGTACGCGCGGGCGCTGGAGCGGTTCGCGGCGGCGCCGGAGCTGGTCGCCCGGATGGGCGAGGCTGCGGCGGAGCACGCGCAGCGGTTCGGCTGGGACACGGCGGCGGCCGGTACGGCCGAGGTGTACACGGCGGCGGTCCAGGGCCACCGCAGGCGTACCCGCACCCGCCTCCCGTAA
- a CDS encoding YbjN domain-containing protein, with protein MADAPVPADDEGVRAAQVLEAVFADAGLDWESPAPGNYVVQLPGTRKLATTCSLIVGAHSLSLNAFVIRHPDENDAAVHRWLLERNLRLFGVGYAIDRLGDIYLTGKLPLSVVTPDEVDRLLGSVLEAADGAFNSLLEIGFATAIRKEYAWRVSRGESTRNLDAFAHLTQRPAG; from the coding sequence ATGGCTGACGCACCCGTACCGGCAGACGACGAGGGCGTCCGCGCCGCGCAGGTCCTCGAAGCGGTGTTCGCGGATGCCGGGCTCGACTGGGAGAGCCCCGCCCCCGGCAACTACGTCGTCCAGCTCCCCGGTACCCGCAAGCTCGCCACCACCTGCTCGCTGATCGTCGGCGCGCACAGCCTCTCCCTCAACGCGTTCGTCATCCGCCACCCCGACGAGAACGACGCGGCGGTGCACCGCTGGCTGCTGGAGCGCAATCTGCGCCTGTTCGGCGTCGGTTACGCGATCGACCGGCTCGGGGACATCTACCTCACCGGCAAGCTGCCGCTCTCCGTGGTGACGCCCGACGAGGTGGACCGGCTGCTCGGCTCCGTCCTGGAGGCGGCGGACGGCGCGTTCAACTCGCTCCTGGAAATCGGCTTCGCGACCGCGATCCGCAAGGAGTACGCCTGGCGGGTCTCGCGCGGTGAATCCACCCGCAATCTGGACGCGTTCGCCCACCTCACACAGCGCCCCGCCGGCTGA
- a CDS encoding sensor histidine kinase — translation MDVNAAVAAAAAIAGVGTGVIAMLAFRWSERDQKKPTRTSLRPDSNTPLPPGVDTVLSVLSSSAVVLDEGDGVVKASSAAYALGLVRGGRLAVEPMLNMARDTRRDGEIRQVELDLPRRGTGRGEALAVSARVAPLGSRLVLLLVEDLTEARRIEAVRRDFVANVSHELKTPTGALSLLSEAVLDASDDQEAVEHFARRMQIEATRLTNLVQELIDLSRVQNDDPLEDAEPVRVDELVAEAIDRCRQQAGSKQITMAAGGTADLRIWGNRGQLAAALGNLVENAVNYSPARTRVGIAARRVVVPGGDEIEIAVTDQGIGISEKDRERVFERFYRVDPARSRATGGTGLGLAIVKHVAASHGGEVTVWSSEGQGSTFTLRLPEAGSARGRDRASGGPLIVNGDEASHPDAAPDPFEPFSSPEALP, via the coding sequence ATGGACGTGAACGCGGCGGTCGCCGCAGCTGCCGCGATCGCCGGTGTCGGTACCGGCGTGATCGCCATGCTGGCGTTCCGCTGGAGCGAGCGCGACCAGAAGAAGCCGACGCGCACCTCCCTGCGGCCCGACAGCAACACGCCCCTGCCCCCCGGCGTCGACACGGTCCTGTCCGTGCTCAGCTCATCGGCGGTCGTGCTGGACGAGGGCGACGGGGTGGTCAAGGCCAGCTCCGCCGCGTACGCGCTGGGGCTGGTCCGGGGCGGGCGGCTCGCCGTGGAACCGATGCTCAACATGGCGCGGGACACCCGGCGGGACGGCGAGATACGCCAGGTCGAACTGGACCTCCCGCGCCGGGGCACGGGCCGGGGCGAGGCCCTGGCGGTCTCCGCGCGGGTCGCCCCGCTGGGTTCCCGGCTGGTGCTGCTGCTCGTCGAGGACCTCACCGAGGCCCGGCGCATCGAGGCGGTCCGGCGCGATTTCGTCGCCAACGTCAGCCATGAGCTCAAGACGCCGACGGGCGCCCTGTCGCTGCTCTCCGAGGCCGTGCTCGACGCCTCCGACGACCAGGAGGCGGTGGAGCACTTCGCCCGCCGCATGCAGATCGAGGCGACCCGGCTCACCAACCTCGTCCAGGAGCTGATCGACCTCTCGCGGGTGCAGAACGACGACCCGCTGGAGGACGCCGAGCCGGTCCGGGTGGACGAGCTGGTGGCCGAGGCCATCGACCGCTGCCGCCAGCAGGCCGGCTCCAAACAGATCACCATGGCCGCCGGCGGCACCGCCGACCTGCGGATATGGGGTAATCGCGGCCAGCTCGCCGCCGCCCTCGGCAATCTCGTCGAGAACGCCGTCAACTACAGCCCCGCCCGTACCCGCGTCGGCATCGCAGCCCGCCGCGTAGTCGTCCCCGGCGGGGACGAGATCGAGATCGCCGTGACCGACCAGGGCATCGGCATCTCCGAGAAGGACCGGGAACGGGTCTTCGAACGCTTCTACCGCGTCGATCCCGCCCGCTCACGCGCCACCGGTGGTACGGGTCTCGGCCTGGCCATCGTCAAACACGTGGCCGCCTCGCACGGCGGGGAGGTCACCGTATGGAGCTCCGAAGGACAGGGCTCCACCTTCACCCTGCGGCTGCCCGAAGCGGGCTCCGCACGCGGCCGGGACCGCGCGTCGGGCGGCCCGCTCATCGTCAACGGCGACGAGGCGTCCCACCCGGACGCCGCCCCCGATCCCTTCGAACCGTTTTCTTCCCCGGAGGCTCTTCCGTGA
- the phoU gene encoding phosphate signaling complex protein PhoU, with product MRDAYHEELDSIGEGLVEMARLVGSAIGRATTSMLDADLKLAESVIAADQKVDDLQHELEARAIALLARQQPVATDLRIVVTSLRMSADLERSGDLAQHVAKLARLRFPQTTVPHDLHATILEMGQLAQRLMAKAAEVIITKDVDLALQLEQDDDEMDLLHRTLFQHLMDDRWKHGIETAVDVTLLGRYYERFADHAVSVAKRVVYLVTGEHADEIQQPAPVEGS from the coding sequence ATGCGTGACGCATACCACGAGGAACTCGACTCGATCGGCGAGGGCCTGGTCGAGATGGCCCGGCTCGTCGGGTCGGCGATAGGCAGGGCGACGACGTCGATGCTCGACGCCGATCTCAAGCTCGCGGAGTCGGTGATCGCCGCCGACCAGAAGGTGGACGACCTCCAGCACGAGCTGGAGGCCCGTGCGATCGCCCTGCTGGCGCGCCAGCAGCCGGTGGCCACCGATCTGCGGATCGTGGTGACGTCGCTGCGGATGAGCGCCGACCTGGAGCGCTCGGGCGACCTCGCCCAGCACGTCGCCAAGCTGGCCCGGCTGCGGTTCCCGCAGACCACGGTCCCGCACGACCTGCACGCCACCATCCTGGAGATGGGCCAGCTCGCGCAGCGCCTGATGGCGAAGGCGGCCGAGGTGATCATCACCAAGGACGTCGACCTGGCGCTCCAGCTGGAGCAGGACGACGACGAGATGGACCTGCTGCACCGCACGCTGTTCCAGCACCTGATGGACGACCGCTGGAAGCACGGCATCGAGACGGCCGTCGACGTGACGCTGCTCGGGCGCTACTACGAGCGGTTCGCCGACCACGCGGTGTCGGTGGCCAAGCGCGTCGTCTACCTGGTGACCGGCGAGCACGCGGACGAGATCCAGCAGCCGGCCCCGGTGGAGGGCTCGTAG
- a CDS encoding phosphoglyceromutase, protein MADAPYKLILLRHGESEWNAKNLFTGWVDVNLTEKGEKEAVRGGELLKDAGLLPDVLHTSLQKRAIRTAQLALEAADRHWIPVHRSWRLNERHYGALQGKDKAQTLAEFGEEQFMLWRRSYDTPPPALEDGTEFSQSGDARYATIPPELRPRTECLKDVVTRMLPYWYDGIVPDLLTGRTVLVAAHGNSLRALVKHLDGISDADIAGLNIPTGIPLFYELDAEFRPLNPGGTYLDADAAKAAIEAVKNQGKK, encoded by the coding sequence ATGGCCGACGCACCGTACAAGCTGATCCTCCTCCGCCACGGCGAGAGCGAATGGAACGCGAAGAACCTGTTCACCGGTTGGGTGGACGTCAACCTCACCGAGAAGGGCGAGAAGGAGGCGGTCCGCGGCGGTGAGCTGCTGAAGGACGCCGGTCTGCTCCCCGATGTGCTGCACACCTCGCTCCAGAAGCGCGCCATCCGCACCGCCCAGCTCGCCCTGGAGGCCGCGGACCGCCACTGGATTCCCGTACACCGCTCCTGGCGTCTGAACGAGCGCCACTACGGCGCCCTCCAGGGCAAGGACAAGGCCCAGACGCTCGCCGAGTTCGGCGAGGAGCAGTTCATGCTCTGGCGCCGCTCGTACGACACCCCGCCGCCCGCCCTGGAGGACGGCACCGAGTTCTCGCAGAGCGGCGACGCGCGCTACGCGACGATCCCGCCGGAGCTGCGCCCGCGCACGGAGTGCCTCAAGGACGTCGTCACGCGCATGCTGCCGTACTGGTACGACGGCATCGTCCCGGACCTCCTGACCGGCCGCACGGTCCTGGTCGCCGCCCACGGCAACAGCCTCCGCGCCCTGGTCAAGCACCTCGACGGCATCTCCGACGCCGACATCGCGGGCCTGAACATCCCCACGGGCATCCCGCTCTTCTACGAGCTCGACGCCGAGTTCCGCCCCCTGAACCCGGGCGGCACCTACCTCGACGCGGACGCCGCCAAGGCCGCCATCGAGGCCGTGAAGAACCAGGGCAAGAAGTAA
- a CDS encoding MDR family MFS transporter, whose amino-acid sequence MSATGLGRAARATRETVSGLPREFWWLWTSTLVNRLGAFVATFMALYLTLDRGYSASYAGLVAALHGLGGVVSSLGAGVMTDRFGRRPTMLVAQLATAASVAVLGFMTHPVAIAGVAFLVGMASNASRPAVQAMIADIVPAEDRVRAFSLNYWAINLGFAVSSAGAGFIAEYSYLAGFVGEAAMTLVCAIVVFLKVPESRPERSGAPAAGGSAADDGVRLSTVLRDGRFMGVVGLSFVIALIFQQGYVGLPVAMGTDGLSSSDFGTAIAVNGVLIVVLQIPVTRFIQSRDPRLLLVASSLLAGYGFGLTAFAGSVGVYALTICVWTVAEIINAPVQNGLIVQLSPAHGRGRYQGMYTLSWSAAALIAPLMSGVVIDHFGAGWLWATCAVLGTVAAAGYWLLMRGLPATGTGGPQETVPAPETGVRVTKAEASPS is encoded by the coding sequence ATGTCTGCCACCGGTCTCGGACGAGCCGCCCGGGCCACCCGGGAGACGGTCTCCGGCCTCCCTCGGGAGTTCTGGTGGCTGTGGACCAGCACCCTGGTCAACCGCCTCGGGGCGTTCGTCGCCACCTTCATGGCGCTCTATCTGACCCTGGACCGCGGCTACTCCGCCTCGTACGCCGGTCTCGTCGCCGCCCTGCACGGGCTCGGCGGGGTCGTGTCTTCGCTCGGGGCCGGGGTGATGACGGACCGTTTCGGGCGCCGCCCCACCATGCTGGTCGCCCAGCTCGCCACCGCCGCGTCCGTCGCCGTGCTCGGCTTCATGACGCATCCGGTGGCCATCGCCGGGGTCGCCTTCCTCGTCGGCATGGCGAGCAACGCGTCCCGCCCGGCGGTCCAGGCGATGATCGCCGACATCGTGCCCGCCGAGGACCGGGTGCGGGCCTTCTCGCTCAACTACTGGGCCATCAACCTCGGCTTCGCGGTCTCCTCCGCCGGCGCCGGGTTCATCGCCGAGTACAGCTACCTCGCGGGCTTCGTCGGCGAGGCCGCCATGACGCTGGTCTGCGCGATCGTCGTCTTCCTGAAGGTGCCCGAATCCCGGCCGGAGCGCTCCGGCGCTCCCGCGGCCGGCGGGTCCGCGGCGGACGACGGCGTACGGCTCTCCACCGTGCTGCGCGACGGCCGGTTCATGGGCGTCGTCGGCCTGTCGTTCGTGATCGCGCTCATCTTCCAGCAGGGGTACGTGGGCCTGCCGGTGGCGATGGGCACGGACGGGCTCAGCAGCTCCGACTTCGGCACGGCGATCGCCGTCAACGGCGTCCTCATCGTCGTGCTCCAGATCCCCGTCACCCGGTTCATCCAGAGCCGCGACCCGCGCCTGCTGCTGGTCGCCTCCTCGCTGCTCGCGGGGTACGGGTTCGGGCTGACCGCCTTCGCCGGCTCGGTCGGCGTGTACGCGCTGACCATCTGCGTGTGGACCGTCGCCGAGATCATCAACGCGCCCGTGCAGAACGGCCTGATCGTCCAGCTGTCGCCCGCGCACGGCCGGGGCCGCTACCAGGGGATGTACACGCTGTCCTGGTCGGCCGCCGCGCTGATCGCGCCCCTGATGTCCGGTGTGGTCATCGACCACTTCGGCGCCGGCTGGCTGTGGGCGACCTGCGCCGTCCTGGGCACCGTCGCGGCCGCCGGGTACTGGCTGCTCATGCGCGGGCTGCCCGCGACGGGGACCGGCGGCCCGCAGGAGACCGTGCCCGCGCCGGAGACCGGGGTACGGGTCACGAAGGCGGAGGCATCGCCCTCGTGA